CCAAGTCGGGCGCAGAAGTGGTGTGGAACCACATGACGCGCTATCGCAAGAACATCAAGCGTTCCTACGTTCAGGCGATGCCGCAGACCAATGGCTCCTACACCCTGATCAAGTTCGAGGAAGAAGCGGCCTACCCGCAGTACATGAACGACGTGGACCTGGAGAAGGCGTCCAACACACTGCTGTATTTCAAGCAGCGGGTAAACGCGCCGTCGCGCCTGGCAGGTAACGTACTGCTGGTACACGACACCCTGGATCAGCTGAAGGAGCCGCGCATGGCGTGGGTCTACAACGCTGGCCAGCGTCGCGTACGCCGCGCTCCCCAGGTGGCGTATGACGGCCCGGGTACTGCTTCGGACGGCATGCGTACTTCCGACAACTTCTCCATGTACAACGGCGCACCTGACCGGTACGAGTGGAAGCTGGTGGGCAAGAAGGAAATCTACGTTCCGTACAACAGCTACAAGCTGGTTGATCCGAAGCTGAAGTACGACGATATCCTGAAGGCCGGCCACATCAACCCGGAACACACCCGGTTCGAGTTGCACCGCGTGTGGGAAGTGCAGGGCAACGTGAAGGACGGGCAGCGCCACATTTACGCGCAGCGTAATTTCTTCGTGGACGAGGATTCCTGGCTGATCAACCTGGCTGATCATTACGACGGTCGCGGCACCCTGTGGCGCGTTGGCGAGGGTCACATCGCCCACGCCTACCATGAGCAGCTGCCTGGCTACGCGGCGGAAACGCTGTATGACCTGGTTGCCGGTCGTTATATCGCGCTGGGTATGTATAACGAAGAATCGTCGGCGCCGCAGTATGGCACCAACCCTTCGTACAACGAGTTCACCCCGGCCGCTCTGCGCGCCTCGGGCGTTCGTTGATCGGTACCGTTTGGGTGTGACAGAAAAGGGGCCTTCGGGCCCCTTTTTTTGTTCTGCTTTTGGCTTTAGAGCGCCTGTGGGAGGCGCGACCCGCGGCGGCTGTGCGCTACGACTTGAAGGCAAACAGGATTGTCGGTGGGAGAGGCGTCCCCGCCGCGATGGCGGCCGGTCGGCCGCCTGGAGTGGTGCTGATCAGTGCAGGGAGAAGCCTTAAACCGCTGCCGCCCCCAGCTTGCTCTGCGACTGGTCCTTGAACGCGGTAGGACTCATGCCAGTCCAGCGACGGAACGCTCGGGTAAAGCTGCTGGGGTCCAGAAAGCCCAGCTCGAATGCGATACGGCCAAGGTTGAGCTTGCCCTCACGGATCAGCCGCATGGCCAGTTCCATACGCACTTCATCCAGCAGCTTTTCATAGGTGGTCTGCGTTTCGCTGAGCTTGCGGCGCAGGTGGCGCGGGCTCATGTTGAACGGCGTTGCCACCATTTCTTCGGACACCTCGCGCTGGGCAACCAGCAGACGGATCCGCTGTTTCACCTGCTCGGCAAAGTTCACGTTCGGCAGATCGCCCAGCATGTCTTCCAGTGACGCATCCAGCCGCTTGCGCAGGAATGCATCGGCAGAGGGAAGCGGGTTGCGCAGCATCGCGCGACTCATGCGCACGGCAACGCGCTTCGCGCCCAGTCGTACCTTGCCGCTCAACACTGATTCGCAGTAGGCGCGCGTCCCTTCATGCTCGCCTGCAAGGCGCGTCTCCAGCACCAGCGGTGTGTGGCCGTTCTCCAGCGAAGCCCAGATTTTCGCGCACTGGGCCACCACCGCTTCGATATGTAGCGGGTGCGGCGTGCCACGCGGCTCGAAATAGATAGTGAAATACTGGTCGTCTTCAACGGAGTACAGCTGGACCTGTGTGCTGAACACCGAGATGTAGCGCAGCACACGCTTCACCGCGTCGCCAACCGTCTCGCTGGACACTGCCGCAAGACCAAGAACCTTGAGTGTGTTCGAGCAATAGGTCTGCCCCATGCGAAGCCCGAAGCACTCGTCCTCGGTCAAGCGGGCAGCGGCATGCCACAGGCGATTCATGTCGGTCTGGGTAATCTGTGCGAGGCTTTGATCTGTAGGTACGCAGTGTTGGCGCAGGTCTGCTGGCAGATCACGCAGCGATTTGCCGTACTGTTCCATGGTCCGGGCGATGCCCTGAGCCCAGAATGCCCGTTCCTGCAACCGTTCACAGGGCAGCGGATGGAGAATCTGATTCATTCTCGCCTCTCGTCAATTTTCTTGTTCTTATTGATACGCGATCGTGTGCCCGATCGTCGTCCGAGGCTCTAAATTGCTATATTAGGTAAACAAATGCAACAGATTATTCCGCCGGGCAATTGCTGTCATTCATTCGTTGAATGTCCATGTGAGACAAGAGATTCGTCCGAATCGGACAAATGCTTTTGTAAAGCCGTGACAGACTAATCACCGATGCCAGAGCCATCCCGAAGGCCTGGCACTCGTGATTCATTCTAACGGAGCAGCACAATGACAAAAAAAATGCATGCTTGGTCGCTCGCCGCATTGCCTCTGGCAATTGGTCTGGCCAGCTTCTCTGGCTCAGCCGCCGCAGTCACCTTCAATCTTGGCGAAGTCCGCGGGCAGTTAGACTCTCAGCTGTCCATCGGTGCCAGTATGTCCACCCAGAGCGCGGACAAGCGTTTCATCCATACTCAGACCGTTCGTGACGGCGAGTTCATGAACGGCGAAGCGGCTGCTCGTACCTCAGACGATGGTCGTTTGAACTACGATGCAGGCGACGTGTTCTCCAAGATCTTCCGCGGCGTACATGATCTCGAGCTCAATTACGGCGACTCCGGCGCCTTCATCCGCGGTAAGTACTGGTACGACTTCGAAACCAAGGATGGCAGCCAGCGCTTCTATGATATCGACGACTCCGGTCGCGATCCGCTGGTAAAAGGCTCCGGCGTCGAGCTGCTCGATGCGTTCGTTTACCACAACTATTTCATCGGCAATAACCCGGGCAACGTTCGCCTGGGCCGCCAGGTGGTGAGCTGGGGTGAAAGTACCTTCATCGGTAACTCGATCAACTCCATCAACCCGATCGACGTCGCTGCATTCCGCCGCCCGGGTGCGGAGATCAAGGAAGGCCTGCTCCCGGTCGAGATGCTGTATTTCTCCCAGGGCCTGACTGAAAACCTGAGCATGGAAGCGTTTTATCAGCTCAAGTTCCAGGAAACTGTGCTGGATAACTGCGGTACCTTCTTCGGTTCTGACACACTTGCCACCGGTTGTAACGATCGTCTGGTCGTAGCGGGCCAGGATTTCCCGATGGGCGAACAGCCTGCTGGCACGTACATCGTGCGCGCAAAGAAAGATCAGGAAGCATCTGACAGTGGGCAATACGGCGTTGCATTCCGTTGGTTCGTTCCTGCGTTGAATGATACTGAGTTCGGCTTGTACGCGATGAACTATCATAGCCGTACTCCGATTTACTCCAGTGTTGCCGGTCTGCCACCGGGCGTGGGCAACCCGATACCGGGTCTGAACGGTGTCAACGGTCCTGCAGGCTATTTCTTCGAATATCCTGAAGACATTCGGTTGTACGGTGTTAGCTTCCAGACCAGCATTGCCGGCACGTCGGTCGGTGGTGAGCTGAGCTATCGTCCGAATATGCCTTTGCAGATTAATACCGGTGATCAAAGCCGTTTGGCTCTGGTTAACGCTGCGACGGGTCAAGACAACACGCACCGCGGTTTGGCCATTGGGCCGGCTGGTATCGGCTCTGACATTCCGGGTTACGAGCGCGAAGAGTTCTATCAGGCCCAAATCACTGCCATTCACTTCATTGATCGCGTGCTGGGCGCTAGCCGTCTGTCTCTGGTCGGTGAGCTCGGTGTGAACTACATCGG
Above is a window of Halopseudomonas nanhaiensis DNA encoding:
- a CDS encoding DUF1329 domain-containing protein; this encodes MRIATTLIGAGGLALSILATSVMAQSLSQDEINKLGNELTPIGAEKSGNAAGTIPEWTGGLSPEAGAELERNFRENPVKAEQPQFTITAQNYQEHKEHLTPGQVAMFERYPDSFTMPVYETKRTVSFPQEVYDQVKKTAGEAKLVNGGDGIENFSHGSFAFPIPKSGAEVVWNHMTRYRKNIKRSYVQAMPQTNGSYTLIKFEEEAAYPQYMNDVDLEKASNTLLYFKQRVNAPSRLAGNVLLVHDTLDQLKEPRMAWVYNAGQRRVRRAPQVAYDGPGTASDGMRTSDNFSMYNGAPDRYEWKLVGKKEIYVPYNSYKLVDPKLKYDDILKAGHINPEHTRFELHRVWEVQGNVKDGQRHIYAQRNFFVDEDSWLINLADHYDGRGTLWRVGEGHIAHAYHEQLPGYAAETLYDLVAGRYIALGMYNEESSAPQYGTNPSYNEFTPAALRASGVR
- a CDS encoding AraC family transcriptional regulator, whose translation is MNQILHPLPCERLQERAFWAQGIARTMEQYGKSLRDLPADLRQHCVPTDQSLAQITQTDMNRLWHAAARLTEDECFGLRMGQTYCSNTLKVLGLAAVSSETVGDAVKRVLRYISVFSTQVQLYSVEDDQYFTIYFEPRGTPHPLHIEAVVAQCAKIWASLENGHTPLVLETRLAGEHEGTRAYCESVLSGKVRLGAKRVAVRMSRAMLRNPLPSADAFLRKRLDASLEDMLGDLPNVNFAEQVKQRIRLLVAQREVSEEMVATPFNMSPRHLRRKLSETQTTYEKLLDEVRMELAMRLIREGKLNLGRIAFELGFLDPSSFTRAFRRWTGMSPTAFKDQSQSKLGAAAV
- a CDS encoding DUF1302 domain-containing protein, producing MTKKMHAWSLAALPLAIGLASFSGSAAAVTFNLGEVRGQLDSQLSIGASMSTQSADKRFIHTQTVRDGEFMNGEAAARTSDDGRLNYDAGDVFSKIFRGVHDLELNYGDSGAFIRGKYWYDFETKDGSQRFYDIDDSGRDPLVKGSGVELLDAFVYHNYFIGNNPGNVRLGRQVVSWGESTFIGNSINSINPIDVAAFRRPGAEIKEGLLPVEMLYFSQGLTENLSMEAFYQLKFQETVLDNCGTFFGSDTLATGCNDRLVVAGQDFPMGEQPAGTYIVRAKKDQEASDSGQYGVAFRWFVPALNDTEFGLYAMNYHSRTPIYSSVAGLPPGVGNPIPGLNGVNGPAGYFFEYPEDIRLYGVSFQTSIAGTSVGGELSYRPNMPLQINTGDQSRLALVNAATGQDNTHRGLAIGPAGIGSDIPGYEREEFYQAQITAIHFIDRVLGASRLSLVGELGVNYIGGIGEMRYGRDSLFGQSPYNPGDVGPPGVVAGQCSSFQGTAPAAGRSPNAASWCEDDGFMTDWSYGYRLRAALDYSNVFMGVNLSPSLTWSHDVEGYSPNFTENAKAISLGLNADYANKYSASLSYTDFFDGKYNTAVDRDFASLSFSVTF